A portion of the Jaculus jaculus isolate mJacJac1 chromosome 5, mJacJac1.mat.Y.cur, whole genome shotgun sequence genome contains these proteins:
- the Dbi gene encoding acyl-CoA-binding protein — MSQAEFDKAAEDVKNLKTRPADDEMLFIYSHFKQATVGDVNTERPGMLDFKGKAKWDAWNQLKGTSKESAMKAYIDKVEELKKKYGM; from the exons ATGTCACAG GCTGAGTTTGACAAAGCTGCTGAGGACGTCAAAAACCTCAAGACGCGGCCAGCAGATGATGAGATGCTGTTCATCTACAGCCATTTCAAACAAGCCACCGTGGGCGACGTAAACACAG agCGGCCTGGGATGTTGGACTTCAAAGGCAAGGCCAAGTGGGATGCGTGGAATCAGCTCAAAG GGACTTCCAAAGAAAGCGCCATGAAAGCCTACATCGACAAAGTAGAGGAGCTGAAGAAGAAGTACGGGATGTAG